A region from the Aegilops tauschii subsp. strangulata cultivar AL8/78 chromosome 5, Aet v6.0, whole genome shotgun sequence genome encodes:
- the LOC109757594 gene encoding PHD finger protein PERSISTENT TAPETAL CELL 1 has product MAAKMVISLGGSRRRKRGEVLFRFDSFCQPGYPAQLAGAFRDNVRTLLGLAHLEAGVQGETRCWSFQLELHRHPPTVVRLFVVEEEVAASPHRQCHLCRVIGWGRHLICSKRFHFVLPKRESSVETDGLCYGIGHGGGAAEKASKGTATSRGHLLHGVVHLNGYGHLVALHGFEGGSDFVSGHQIMDLWDRICSALHVRTVSLVDTARKGHMVLRLLHGVAYGDTWFGRWGFRYGRPSYGVALQSYQQSLHALQSIPLCVLEPHLSCFSQELPMVVTKYQAISGHKLLNLGDLLRFMLELRTRLPATSVTAMDYRGIMSDASCRWSAKRVDMAARAVVDALRRSEAPAARWVTRQEVRDAARTYIGDTGLLDFVLKSLGNHIVGNYVVRRAMNPVTKVLEYCLEDVSSVLPAAVGAGAGVPPGHGKMRVRFHLTRAQLMRDLVHLYRHVLKEPSQALTTGAFGAIPVAVRMILDIKHFVKDYHEGMTATNSGVVGHVYISLCCTLIVRNGSPELVPPYETVTVPAHATVGELKWEVQRLFRDMYLGLRTFTAECVVGIGAGLEASPALGLIGVGSTVVVEGVVGEQQEPFEEGDERKKAAAVCEGSGDVGERVVDCVCGADDDDGERMACCDICEAWQHTRCAGVADTEDVPHVFLCSRCDNDVASFPALNC; this is encoded by the exons ATGGCTGCTAAGATGGTGATCAGCCTGGGGGGCTCGCGGCGGCGGAAGCGCGGCGAGGTGCTGTTCCGGTTCGACTCCTTCTGCCAGCCCGGCTACCCGGCGCAGCTCGCCGGCGCGTTCCGGGACAACGTCAGGACCCTCCTCGGGCTCGCGCACCTGGAGGCCGGCGTCCAGGGGGAGACAAGGTGCTGGTCGTTCCAGCTCGAGCTGCACCGCCACCCGCCCACCGTCGTCAGGCTCTTCGTCgtcgaggaggaggtcgccgCCTCGCCGCACCGCCAGTGCCACCTCTGCCGTGTCATCG GTTGGGGTCGGCACCTGATATGCAGCAAGAGGTTTCACTTCGTGCTGCCCAAGAGGGAATCCTCCGTGGAGACCGATGGGCTGTGCTACGGGATCGGCCACGGTGGCGGCGCCGCCGAGAAGGCGTCCAAAGGGACGGCGACCTCCAGGGGCCACCTGCTGCACGGCGTCGTGCACCTCAACGGCTACGGCCACCTCGTCGCCCTCCACGGCTTCGAGGGCGGCTCCGACTTCGTCTCCGGCCACCAGATCATGGACCTCTGGGACCGCATATGCTCAGCGTTACACGTAAG GACGGTGAGCCTTGTGGACACGGCGAGGAAAGGGCACATGGTGCTCAGGCTGCTGCACGGCGTCGCGTACGGCGACACATGGTTCGGGCGGTGGGGCTTCAGGTACGGCCGCCCGAGCTACGGCGTCGCGCTGCAGTCGTACCAGCAGTCCCTCCACGCGCTCCAGTCCATACCGCTCTGCGTGCTCGAGCCGCACCTCTCCTGCTTCAGCCAGGAGCTCCCCATGGTGGTCACCAAGTACCAGGCCATCAGCGGGCACAAGCTGCTCAACCTCGGCGACCTCCTCCGCTTCATGCTCGAGCTCCGGACCCGCCTGCCGGCCACCTCCGTCACGGCGATGGACTACCGCGGCATCATGTCCGACGCGTCGTGCCGGTGGTCGGCCAAGCGCGTGGACATGGCGGCCCGCGCCGTCGTGGACGCGCTCCGACGGTCCGAGGCGCCGGCCGCGCGGTGGGTCACGCGGCAAGAGGTGCGGGACGCGGCGCGCACGTACATCGGCGACACGGGCCTCCTCGACTTCGTGCTCAAGTCCCTCGGCAACCACATCGTTGGCAACTACGTGGTGCGGCGCGCCATGAACCCGGTGACCAAGGTGCTCGAGTACTGCCTGGAGGACGTGTCCAGCGTGCTCCCGGCGGCGGTCGGAGCCGGCGCCGGCGTGCCGCCGGGCCACGGCAAGATGAGGGTGCGGTTCCATCTCACCAGGGCACAGCTCATGAGAGACCTTGTGCACCTGTACAGGCACGTGCTCAAGGAGCCGAGCCAGGCGCTCACCACCGGCGCGTTCGGCGCGATCCCAGTGGCGGTAAGAATGATCTTGGACATCAAACACTTCGTCAAGGACTACCACGAAGGGATGACCGCTACCAACAGTGGCGTAGTCGGGCATGTCTACATCAGCCTTTGCTGCACCTTGATCGTGAGGAACGGGAGCCCGGAGCTGGTTCCGCCGTACGAGACGGTGACCGTGCCGGCGCATGCCACCGTGGGCGAGCTCAAGTGGGAGGTGCAGAGGCTGTTCAGGGATATGTACCTCGGCCTGAGGACCTTCACGGCCGAGTGCGTCGTGGGGATCGGCGCCGGCCTGGAGGCCAGCCCGGCGCTCGGGCTGATCGGCGTGGGGAGCACCGTCGTAGTCGAAGGGGTGGTCGGCGAGCAGCAGGAACCGTTCGAGGAGGGCGACGAGAGGAAGAAAGCGGCGGCCGTGTGCGAGGGGAGCGGCGACGTCGGAGAGAGGGTCGTAGACTGCGTGTGTGGagcggacgacgacgacggcgagcGCATGGCGTGCTGCGACATCTGCGAGGCATGGCAGCACACGCGGTGTGCCGGGGTCGCGGACACGGAGGACGTCCCGCACGTCTTCCTCTGCAGCCGGTGCGACAACGACGTGGCTTCGTTCCCGGCCTTGAACTGCTAG